The DNA region CGGCCAACACTGGGACGCAAGACGAACCAATCCAGTCCACCTCCGCGACAGGTGGTGGAAGTCCCCAAGAATTGTTGCGCACATCAATCACATGATCTGCGGTAAAAGTTTTGAAGGGGTCAATGAAGGGTCAATCTACCTCATAAAAGATATGCTTGAGGGCAAATCATTTGGGGAAGCCCTTTCACTCGGCTGCGGCGGTGCCCATAAGGAACTGGAATTCGTAAAGCAGGGTCTTGTTCAACATTTTTATCTTTACGAGCTAAGCCGAAAGAATTGCGAACTAGCCAAACAGAGATTTGAAAGCGCAGGCTGCGGTGACCGAGTCACCATCATCAATAAAGATTTTTTTGAAACCCAACCAAGAAAGTTCGATCTCATCCACTGGGATAACTCCCTGCACCACATGTTCAATGCCCGCGATGCAATCGCGCAAACTTTCGACTGCCTGCGTCCGGGCGGTGTATTCTACATGAATGACTTTGTGGGAAGCTCACGGTTCCAATGGTCAGAGGCGGAATTGGAGCAAATCAACTTTTTCAGAAAAAATCTCCCGGATGAAATTTTCATCAACCCGCTGGGCGGTAAATTCCCACGCCGGGCAGAAAGGCCTTCCCTAAAGCAGATAATCGCCGCTGATCCGTCAGAAGCCGCCGATTCAGCATCAATCATCCCCGCACTGGAAGAACTGCTTCCCAGCCCTAAAATTATCCCCACAGGCGGAACCATCTATCACACCGCACTGAACGACATACTGGTCAATATTGATGAGGATTCCCCTTTACTTACCCAAGCTTTAAAGATCGACGAAGCAATTACTAAGAGGGGATTTTTTCAGTATGCGGTTTGTTTGGCGGGGAAGGGGTAAATTTTCTTAGATGCACACAAAGAAAACGCCCAATTCTTACGAATCGGGCGTTGCCATTGAGGAAAAATATAAAAACTTACTCAATGCATGAAACCAAAGCCGTAACATTTGGAACCTGCTTATCAAGTTGCGATTGATTCACTGTAATATTCTTCCCTCCAACGATCTTAGGTCCAGACCTAAGAATAGCTATAGGAATTCCAAGAGCACCTGACACAACTGAAGCCGTATTTGCATCATTTACTTCATACTGAAACATTTTTTTAAATGCACGCTTGGAAGTCGGTGTAGTAGCCCCTCCAGGGTGGATGCAAAATTGATTAGCATTGGTAGTCCACACACTCCAAATTTCTTCGCCAATTTCATTCACTACGGTTTTAAAAGCACTGGCTGAAGACTTATTCATTTGAGTCAACCTATTGCCAATATACATATATATTTGAGGGAAACTCATTCTGTATCTGTTACTGCTTAAAAAGAACTCAGACTGAGCTTCCCCTTGATGTCTAGTCACTCCGTAGAGCAAAGACAAAACAGCCTTCACAGCTCTTTTTGACGAACCATCTGCGGAAAAAGGAATCAACAATCTTTCAGCTGCCGTCATAGCCAATTCAGTATAAATCGAA from Desulfovibrio sp. JC022 includes:
- a CDS encoding class I SAM-dependent methyltransferase — its product is MSKEHIDKAIGQHWDARRTNPVHLRDRWWKSPRIVAHINHMICGKSFEGVNEGSIYLIKDMLEGKSFGEALSLGCGGAHKELEFVKQGLVQHFYLYELSRKNCELAKQRFESAGCGDRVTIINKDFFETQPRKFDLIHWDNSLHHMFNARDAIAQTFDCLRPGGVFYMNDFVGSSRFQWSEAELEQINFFRKNLPDEIFINPLGGKFPRRAERPSLKQIIAADPSEAADSASIIPALEELLPSPKIIPTGGTIYHTALNDILVNIDEDSPLLTQALKIDEAITKRGFFQYAVCLAGKG
- a CDS encoding ParA family protein, yielding MAIYAFWNNKGGVGKSYLTFQIASEYARQHPEKKVLVLDACPQANSSSMLLGGMFNGESKLGDIHSAQRPKKTISGYIDERIVSPYVSPKKGADYVVNVSSYNERVPSNVYLVVGDEELEIQASRVLAALNAGPDDSWRIVHLWFRDLIDDILNSWGNVDTCVFIDCNPSFSIYTELAMTAAERLLIPFSADGSSKRAVKAVLSLLYGVTRHQGEAQSEFFLSSNRYRMSFPQIYMYIGNRLTQMNKSSASAFKTVVNEIGEEIWSVWTTNANQFCIHPGGATTPTSKRAFKKMFQYEVNDANTASVVSGALGIPIAILRSGPKIVGGKNITVNQSQLDKQVPNVTALVSCIE